In one window of Mesorhizobium sp. B2-1-1 DNA:
- a CDS encoding MFS transporter: MTVDTQPKGDERVHWLPMVAAISSISVVGIAIGLGMPLLSVILETRGHSASMIGLNTAVAGLASIAGAPLATPLAMRFGVAWTMIAMIAAGALAFVGFHFAPDFWMWFPLRVVLHIALTVLFILSEFWISTSAPPHRRGLVLGIYATVLSLGFAAGPWLFAHLGSSGFRPFGVIIALVALAAIPVLAARNESPTIVSDGETSNFLRYIWLVPTATAAVLVFGAVETGGFALFPVYGNRIGYSEADAALLLTMIGLGNVLLQIPIGMISDRVSDRRYLLLACATVGLAGTIFMPHLAGNWHLMAGLLFVWGGVVAAMYTIGLAHLGSQLSGHELASANAAFVLCYGVGMVLGPQAIGIGMDAFGPSGFGWSLGLFFAAYMVLASVRLVRKIL, encoded by the coding sequence ATGACGGTCGATACCCAACCAAAGGGCGACGAGCGCGTACACTGGCTGCCGATGGTGGCGGCGATCTCGTCGATCAGCGTCGTCGGCATTGCCATCGGCCTGGGCATGCCCCTGCTCAGCGTCATCCTGGAAACGCGTGGGCATTCGGCCTCGATGATCGGCCTCAACACAGCCGTCGCCGGCCTGGCCTCGATCGCCGGCGCCCCTCTGGCCACGCCGCTCGCCATGCGCTTCGGCGTTGCCTGGACGATGATCGCCATGATTGCCGCCGGTGCGCTGGCCTTCGTCGGCTTCCACTTCGCACCCGATTTCTGGATGTGGTTTCCGCTGCGCGTCGTGCTGCACATCGCGCTGACGGTGCTGTTCATCCTGTCGGAATTCTGGATCAGCACCTCGGCGCCGCCGCATCGGCGAGGTCTTGTGCTCGGCATCTACGCCACCGTGCTGTCGCTCGGCTTTGCCGCGGGGCCGTGGCTGTTCGCCCATCTCGGCAGTTCCGGCTTCAGGCCTTTCGGAGTCATCATCGCATTGGTGGCGCTGGCCGCGATCCCGGTGCTGGCGGCGCGTAACGAGAGCCCGACGATCGTATCTGACGGCGAGACCAGCAATTTCCTGCGTTATATCTGGCTGGTGCCGACCGCCACCGCCGCCGTACTGGTGTTTGGAGCCGTCGAAACGGGCGGTTTCGCCCTGTTTCCGGTCTATGGCAACCGCATCGGCTATTCCGAAGCCGACGCCGCCTTGCTGCTCACCATGATCGGCCTCGGCAACGTGCTCTTGCAGATCCCGATCGGCATGATCAGCGATCGCGTCTCGGACCGCCGCTATCTGCTTCTGGCCTGCGCCACTGTCGGACTCGCCGGTACGATCTTCATGCCGCATCTGGCCGGCAACTGGCACCTGATGGCGGGCCTTCTGTTCGTCTGGGGCGGCGTGGTCGCGGCCATGTACACGATCGGCCTCGCCCATCTCGGCTCGCAGCTTTCCGGCCATGAACTGGCTTCCGCCAATGCCGCCTTCGTGCTGTGCTACGGCGTCGGCATGGTGCTCGGCCCGCAGGCGATAGGCATCGGCATGGATGCGTTCGGTCCCTCTGGCTTCGGCTGGTCGCTCGGCCTGTTCTTCGCCGCCTACATGGTTCTTGCCAGCGTCAGGTTGGTCCGCAAGATCTTGTAA
- a CDS encoding ABC transporter substrate-binding protein, whose product MKKLTVMLATAAGLAISAGNALADSTLKMVEVITSPPRTEFLKKQIAEFEKANLGIKVELISLPWGQAFEKFLTMVQAGDTPDVVEMPERWMGLYANNAQLEDLGPYMAKWDDAKTLGERAKQFGSTVNNTQFMIPYGYYVNALFWNKKLFREAGLDGPPATLDEFVADSKKISALPGKYGYCLRGGPGAFNGMHMFMNIAAGKGGYFNEDGTSTINEEGSVKGLQMLADMYKQGLAPKDAVSWGFNETVTGFYSGTCAMLNQDPDALLGIADKMSADDFAVAPLPVGPSGKSYPTLGYAGWAMFANSQHKDDAWKLMATLLSPKDNLEWAKEVGVVPIHNGADQDPHFKTEQFKGWFTELSDSAKYEMVTPPTHLENLGNFVDQVAIKNFQEVLLGQKTAKEVADQWAAFLTKEQQDWMAKNKK is encoded by the coding sequence ATGAAAAAACTGACCGTCATGCTTGCCACAGCCGCGGGATTGGCGATTTCCGCCGGAAACGCGCTGGCCGATTCGACCCTGAAAATGGTCGAAGTCATCACCAGCCCGCCGCGCACGGAGTTCCTGAAGAAGCAGATCGCCGAATTCGAAAAGGCCAATCTCGGCATCAAGGTCGAGCTGATCTCGCTGCCCTGGGGGCAGGCTTTCGAAAAGTTCCTGACCATGGTGCAGGCAGGCGATACGCCCGACGTGGTCGAGATGCCGGAACGTTGGATGGGCCTCTACGCCAACAACGCCCAGCTCGAGGATCTCGGCCCGTACATGGCCAAGTGGGACGACGCCAAGACGCTCGGGGAGCGCGCCAAGCAGTTCGGCTCGACCGTCAATAACACCCAGTTCATGATCCCTTACGGCTACTATGTGAACGCGCTGTTCTGGAACAAGAAGCTGTTCAGGGAAGCCGGTCTCGACGGCCCGCCGGCCACGCTCGACGAGTTCGTCGCCGATTCCAAGAAGATCTCGGCGTTGCCCGGCAAATACGGCTACTGCCTGCGCGGCGGGCCCGGCGCCTTCAATGGCATGCACATGTTCATGAACATCGCCGCCGGCAAGGGCGGCTACTTCAACGAAGACGGCACCTCGACCATCAACGAGGAGGGCTCGGTCAAGGGCCTGCAGATGCTGGCCGACATGTACAAGCAGGGCCTGGCGCCCAAGGACGCGGTGAGCTGGGGCTTCAACGAAACCGTCACCGGCTTCTATTCCGGCACCTGCGCCATGCTCAACCAGGATCCGGACGCGCTGCTCGGCATCGCCGACAAGATGAGCGCCGACGACTTCGCCGTGGCGCCGCTGCCGGTCGGGCCGAGCGGCAAGTCCTATCCGACGCTCGGCTATGCCGGCTGGGCAATGTTCGCCAATTCGCAGCACAAGGACGACGCCTGGAAGCTGATGGCGACGCTGCTCTCGCCCAAGGACAATCTGGAATGGGCCAAGGAAGTCGGCGTCGTCCCGATCCACAACGGCGCCGACCAGGATCCGCATTTCAAGACCGAGCAGTTCAAGGGCTGGTTCACGGAGCTCAGCGACAGCGCCAAGTATGAAATGGTGACGCCGCCGACGCATCTGGAGAACCTCGGCAATTTCGTCGACCAGGTGGCGATCAAGAATTTCCAGGAAGTGCTGCTGGGCCAAAAGACGGCCAAGGAGGTTGCCGACCAATGGGCCGCCTTCCTGACCAAGGAACAGCAGGACTGGATGGCGAAGAACAAGAAGTAG
- a CDS encoding carbohydrate ABC transporter permease, whose translation MIAGRSSSQRFFGGVGLYAAIAAYVIFALFPIFWTLKISVTPERLLYSEGITFWPSQMTLQNFVTVLEATDFPRYFLNSVIVSVSTAALVTVIATLAGYAMSRFTFRGKAALALMLLLTQTFPLVMVIPPIYRVMGQIGLINSLTGLIIIYTAFNTAFATFLMQSFFDGIPKDLEEAAMIDGCTRAQAMRRVIVPLTLPGMGATLGFVFTAAWSELLFALMLISSDDKKTFAVGLLTFIGKFAVDWGQMMAASILALIPVCIFFGFLQRYLVTGLTAGAVKG comes from the coding sequence ATGATTGCGGGACGCTCATCTTCGCAGCGCTTCTTCGGCGGCGTCGGGCTCTATGCGGCCATCGCGGCCTATGTGATCTTCGCCCTGTTCCCGATCTTCTGGACGCTGAAGATATCGGTTACACCGGAACGGCTTCTCTATTCCGAAGGCATCACCTTCTGGCCGTCGCAGATGACGTTGCAGAACTTCGTCACCGTGCTCGAGGCGACCGACTTTCCGCGCTATTTCCTCAACAGCGTCATCGTCTCGGTTTCGACGGCTGCACTGGTGACTGTCATCGCGACGCTTGCCGGCTATGCCATGTCGCGCTTCACCTTTCGCGGCAAGGCGGCACTGGCGCTGATGCTGCTTTTGACCCAGACTTTCCCGCTAGTCATGGTCATTCCACCGATCTATCGCGTGATGGGCCAGATCGGCCTGATCAACAGCCTGACCGGGCTGATCATCATCTACACCGCCTTCAATACCGCGTTTGCAACCTTCCTGATGCAGTCCTTCTTCGACGGCATACCGAAGGACCTGGAGGAGGCGGCGATGATCGACGGCTGCACACGCGCGCAGGCGATGCGCCGGGTGATCGTGCCGCTGACGCTACCCGGCATGGGCGCCACGCTCGGCTTTGTCTTCACCGCTGCCTGGAGCGAACTCCTGTTCGCGCTGATGCTGATCTCCAGCGATGACAAGAAGACCTTCGCCGTCGGCCTGCTCACCTTCATCGGCAAGTTCGCCGTCGACTGGGGGCAGATGATGGCGGCGTCGATCCTGGCGCTGATCCCGGTCTGCATCTTCTTCGGCTTCCTGCAACGCTATCTCGTCACCGGTCTCACCGCCGGCGCCGTGAAGGGATAA
- a CDS encoding PleD family two-component system response regulator — MTARILVVDDIPANVRLLEVRLLAEYFEVLTATNGPDAIETCENGKVDVVLLDVMMPDMDGFEVCRRLKSDPATSHIPVVMITALDQVSDRVRGLEVGADDFLTKPVNDLQLMTRVKSLVRLKSLTDELRLRASTTRNIGIEELLSRNFASEDTTPKVLLIDERKSSIERVQKMLRDCADLDVASDPHAGFFQAAETPYECVMISTSFADFDPLRLCSQLRSLDRTRFLPIILLAEEGEEERIIRGLELGINDYLMRPIDQQELTARLRTQVRRKRYNDQLRASVTQTIEMAVTDGLTGLHNRRYLDSHLQTLFDRAVARRRPLSVMITDLDRFKSINDTHGHDGGDEVLREFARRLRKNVRGIDLACRFGGEEFVVVMPDTDGAIAEKVAERIRAEIAQMPFVIGPDGKAIEVTVSVGVSSVLNGVDTVAALMKRADLALYEAKSGGRNRVVAKAA; from the coding sequence ATGACCGCTCGGATTCTCGTCGTCGACGACATCCCTGCCAATGTCAGGCTGCTGGAGGTTCGGCTGCTGGCCGAATATTTCGAGGTGTTGACCGCCACCAACGGGCCGGATGCGATCGAGACCTGCGAGAACGGCAAGGTCGACGTCGTGCTGCTCGACGTCATGATGCCGGACATGGACGGCTTCGAGGTCTGCCGCCGCCTGAAGAGCGATCCGGCGACGTCGCATATTCCAGTGGTAATGATCACCGCACTCGACCAGGTTTCCGACAGGGTGCGCGGGCTTGAGGTCGGCGCCGACGATTTCCTGACCAAACCCGTCAACGACCTGCAACTGATGACGCGCGTCAAGAGCCTCGTCAGGCTGAAGTCGCTGACCGACGAGTTGCGGCTGCGCGCTTCGACCACGCGCAACATCGGCATCGAAGAGTTGCTCAGCCGCAATTTCGCCTCCGAGGACACGACGCCGAAAGTGCTTCTGATCGATGAGCGCAAATCGTCGATCGAGCGCGTCCAGAAGATGCTGCGCGACTGTGCTGACCTGGATGTCGCCAGCGATCCGCATGCCGGCTTCTTCCAGGCGGCGGAGACGCCCTATGAATGCGTGATGATCTCGACGAGCTTCGCCGATTTCGATCCGCTTCGGCTCTGCTCGCAACTGCGCTCGCTCGATCGCACACGCTTCCTGCCGATCATCCTGCTGGCGGAGGAGGGCGAGGAGGAGCGCATCATCCGTGGTCTCGAACTCGGCATCAACGACTATCTGATGCGGCCTATCGACCAGCAGGAACTGACGGCGCGGTTGCGCACCCAGGTGCGCCGCAAGCGCTACAACGACCAATTGCGCGCCAGCGTGACGCAGACGATCGAAATGGCGGTGACCGACGGGCTGACCGGGCTGCACAACCGCCGCTATCTCGACAGCCATCTCCAGACGCTGTTCGACCGCGCCGTGGCGCGGCGTCGGCCGCTGTCGGTGATGATCACCGACCTCGATCGCTTCAAGTCGATTAACGACACGCACGGCCATGACGGTGGCGACGAGGTGCTGCGGGAATTCGCGCGGCGGCTGCGCAAGAACGTGCGCGGCATCGATCTGGCCTGCCGGTTCGGCGGTGAGGAGTTCGTAGTGGTCATGCCTGACACCGATGGAGCGATCGCCGAAAAGGTGGCCGAACGCATCCGCGCCGAAATCGCCCAGATGCCGTTCGTCATCGGGCCTGACGGCAAGGCCATCGAGGTCACCGTCAGCGTCGGCGTGTCGTCGGTGCTGAATGGGGTGGATACGGTGGCGGCGCTGATGAAACGCGCCGATCTGGCGCTCTATGAAGCCAAGAGCGGTGGCCGCAACCGCGTCGTCGCCAAGGCTGCCTGA
- a CDS encoding helix-turn-helix domain-containing protein, which produces MQKFRDVLSRWNGGDLSMMEAGELLGMSERQFRRYRDRYEEAGEAGLLDRRLGKLSTRRVPAEAIEEMLELYRHRYLGWNVKHFHEHLLRDHHFSWGYTVIKTQLHAAGALWNGPSGAVLTGASGRGSLARG; this is translated from the coding sequence ATGCAGAAGTTTCGAGACGTATTGAGCCGCTGGAATGGTGGCGATCTTTCGATGATGGAGGCAGGCGAGTTGCTTGGCATGTCGGAGCGGCAATTCCGACGCTACCGCGACCGGTACGAAGAGGCTGGGGAAGCAGGGTTGCTGGATCGGCGCTTGGGCAAGCTTTCGACGCGTCGGGTGCCGGCGGAAGCGATTGAGGAGATGCTGGAGCTTTACCGTCATCGCTACCTCGGCTGGAATGTGAAGCATTTCCACGAGCACCTGCTGCGCGATCACCATTTCAGCTGGGGCTACACAGTCATCAAGACGCAGCTCCACGCGGCGGGGGCCTTGTGGAACGGGCCAAGCGGCGCGGTGCTCACCGGCGCAAGCGGGAGAGGAAGCCTTGCGAGGGGATGA
- a CDS encoding ABC transporter ATP-binding protein produces MASVTLEKVRKDYGGVRVLHAVDLDIADGEFVVLVGPSGCGKSTLLRMIAGLEEVSDGEIRIGERLVNDVAPKDRDIAMVFQSYALYPHMDVSKNMGFSLMLRKAEKQAIDARVDGAARRLGLDNFLQRLPRQLSGGQRQRVAMGRAIVRDPKVFLFDEPLSNLDAKLRVHMRAEIKALHQQLKTTSVYVTHDQIEAMTMADRIVVMHDGVVQQVGAPLDLYDRPANMFVAGFIGSPGMNFLPASVEKGGKADAVLSDGQKLRLPDGLPLREGDAVTVGLRPEHIRLADDGPLQGEVVVVEPLGLSTQFYVKLAGQQLCVFAMGRAGVKPGETVRLSADPAALHVFDPKSADRVG; encoded by the coding sequence ATGGCTTCCGTTACGCTGGAAAAAGTCCGCAAAGACTATGGTGGCGTGCGTGTGTTGCACGCGGTCGACCTCGACATCGCCGACGGCGAGTTCGTCGTCCTCGTCGGTCCGTCCGGCTGCGGGAAATCGACGCTTCTGCGCATGATCGCCGGTCTGGAGGAGGTTTCCGATGGCGAGATCCGTATCGGCGAGCGGTTAGTCAACGACGTCGCGCCGAAGGACCGCGACATCGCCATGGTGTTCCAGTCCTACGCCCTCTATCCGCATATGGACGTGTCTAAGAACATGGGCTTCAGCCTGATGCTGAGGAAGGCAGAGAAGCAGGCGATCGACGCGCGTGTCGACGGAGCCGCCAGGCGGCTTGGGCTGGACAATTTCCTGCAACGCCTGCCGCGCCAGCTTTCCGGCGGCCAGCGCCAGCGCGTCGCCATGGGCCGGGCCATCGTGCGCGATCCCAAGGTCTTTCTTTTCGACGAGCCGCTTTCGAACCTCGACGCCAAGCTGCGCGTGCACATGCGCGCCGAGATCAAGGCGCTTCACCAGCAACTGAAGACCACGTCCGTCTATGTCACGCATGACCAGATCGAAGCCATGACCATGGCCGACCGCATCGTCGTGATGCATGACGGCGTCGTCCAGCAGGTCGGCGCGCCGCTCGACCTCTATGACCGGCCGGCCAACATGTTCGTCGCCGGATTCATTGGCTCGCCCGGCATGAATTTCCTGCCCGCGAGTGTTGAGAAGGGCGGCAAGGCGGATGCAGTGCTGTCCGATGGCCAGAAACTGCGATTGCCTGATGGCCTGCCACTCAGGGAAGGCGATGCGGTTACCGTCGGTTTGCGGCCGGAGCATATAAGGCTGGCGGATGACGGCCCGCTGCAAGGCGAAGTGGTGGTGGTCGAGCCGCTCGGCCTCTCGACGCAGTTCTACGTCAAGCTGGCCGGCCAGCAGCTTTGCGTGTTCGCCATGGGCCGCGCCGGCGTGAAGCCTGGCGAGACGGTGCGGCTATCGGCCGATCCGGCGGCGCTGCATGTTTTCGACCCGAAAAGCGCCGACCGGGTAGGGTAG
- a CDS encoding PLP-dependent transferase, with amino-acid sequence MNEHPSGFDHDYLAEAATLLAHDEPFPGGAVVPPIYQTSLFTFASYAEMADTFAGKRKQPIYSRGDNPTVMEFEARVAALEGAEAARGFSSGMAAISATVLAFVGAGERIVAVRNCYGDAYRLFERLLPRLNIRVDYVDGSDPDAVAAALPGARLLYLESPTSMMFELQDLAHLTRLAKEQGIVTTIDNSWATPVFQKPITHGVDLVLHSASKYLGGHSDTVAGVVAGSAAHIKHINEQTYSYLGGKLSPFEAWLLLRGLRTLPLRLPHHMKSGLTIAERLKAHGNVERVNHPAYSNHPGKATLAGYAGLFSFEVTEDIDIPVFVDALKYFRIGVSWGGHESLVVPAKASLEQTPGLNSMARFGVSPRTIRFNVGLESVEDLWADVAQAFEKARK; translated from the coding sequence ATGAACGAACATCCCTCAGGTTTCGATCACGACTATCTTGCCGAGGCGGCGACGCTTCTGGCGCATGACGAACCTTTCCCGGGTGGGGCGGTGGTGCCGCCGATCTACCAGACATCGCTGTTCACCTTCGCCAGCTATGCCGAGATGGCGGATACTTTTGCCGGCAAACGGAAGCAGCCGATCTATTCGCGCGGCGACAATCCGACGGTGATGGAGTTCGAGGCACGCGTCGCCGCGCTCGAGGGCGCCGAGGCCGCGCGCGGCTTTTCCAGCGGCATGGCGGCGATCAGCGCCACGGTGCTCGCCTTCGTCGGCGCCGGCGAGCGCATCGTTGCGGTGCGCAATTGCTATGGTGATGCCTATCGGCTGTTCGAGCGGCTTTTGCCGCGGCTCAACATCAGGGTCGACTATGTCGACGGCTCCGATCCGGATGCGGTGGCGGCGGCCCTTCCGGGCGCCAGGCTGCTCTATCTGGAGAGCCCGACCTCGATGATGTTCGAGTTGCAGGACCTGGCTCACCTGACCCGGCTGGCGAAGGAGCAGGGCATCGTCACCACGATCGACAATTCCTGGGCGACACCGGTGTTCCAGAAGCCGATCACGCATGGCGTCGATCTGGTGCTGCATTCGGCTTCGAAATATCTCGGCGGCCATAGCGATACGGTCGCCGGCGTGGTGGCAGGCTCGGCCGCCCACATCAAGCACATCAACGAGCAGACCTATTCCTATCTCGGCGGCAAGCTTTCGCCCTTCGAGGCCTGGCTCTTGCTGCGCGGGCTGCGCACGCTGCCGCTGCGCCTGCCGCATCACATGAAGAGCGGGCTTACCATCGCCGAGCGGCTGAAGGCGCATGGCAATGTCGAGCGCGTGAACCACCCCGCCTATTCGAACCATCCGGGCAAGGCGACGCTTGCTGGTTACGCGGGGTTGTTCTCCTTCGAGGTCACCGAGGATATCGACATCCCCGTCTTCGTCGATGCGTTAAAATATTTCCGCATCGGCGTGAGCTGGGGCGGCCATGAGAGCCTGGTCGTGCCGGCCAAGGCGTCGCTGGAGCAGACGCCGGGACTGAATTCGATGGCGCGCTTCGGCGTCAGCCCCCGAACAATCCGCTTCAATGTCGGATTGGAAAGTGTCGAGGACCTGTGGGCCGACGTGGCGCAGGCCTTCGAAAAAGCCAGAAAATAA
- the rpmG gene encoding 50S ribosomal protein L33: protein MAKAANIKIKLLSTADTGFFYVTSKNSRTKTDKLSFRKYDPVAKKHVEFKETKIK, encoded by the coding sequence ATGGCCAAAGCCGCAAACATCAAGATTAAGCTTCTGTCGACCGCCGACACCGGTTTCTTCTACGTGACCAGCAAGAACAGCCGCACCAAGACGGACAAGCTGTCGTTCCGCAAATACGACCCGGTTGCCAAGAAGCACGTCGAGTTCAAGGAAACCAAGATCAAGTAA
- a CDS encoding carbohydrate ABC transporter permease gives MTYAVSEIRPAGRPRRKRLTHAATEPWLYLSPAIILLVVVLLVPLVIGISYSFRKFSAFKSEYVGLGQYQAMLSDAVLGQALVNTLWWTLSSLFFQFFLGLGLALLLDKPFRGRKVVQALVFLPWAVPSFLSGLTWAWLFNPIIGPLPHWLFALGLKAEPTNVLSDPSTAMWGPIVANVWFGIPFFAITLLAALKSIPSELHEAAAIDGASPWQRFTKVTLPFLAPTIAITVMLRTIWIATFADLIFVMTEGGPAGSTNTVPVYIYVSAFKSLDKGYASAVAVLLLVLLIAYAIALIAIRRSLVRHV, from the coding sequence ATGACCTATGCCGTTTCCGAAATACGACCCGCCGGGAGGCCGCGCCGCAAGCGGCTGACGCACGCTGCCACCGAACCCTGGCTTTATCTCAGCCCGGCGATCATCCTGCTGGTCGTGGTGCTTTTGGTGCCGCTGGTCATCGGCATCAGCTATTCGTTCCGTAAGTTTTCGGCCTTCAAGTCGGAATATGTCGGGCTCGGCCAGTACCAGGCGATGCTGTCGGATGCCGTGCTCGGCCAGGCGCTGGTCAATACGTTGTGGTGGACGCTCTCCAGCCTGTTCTTCCAGTTCTTCCTCGGCCTTGGCCTGGCGCTGCTGCTCGACAAGCCGTTTCGGGGCCGCAAGGTGGTGCAGGCGCTGGTGTTCCTGCCCTGGGCGGTGCCGTCCTTCCTGTCGGGCCTGACATGGGCATGGCTGTTCAATCCGATCATCGGGCCGCTGCCGCACTGGCTGTTCGCGCTGGGGCTGAAGGCCGAGCCGACCAACGTTCTCTCCGATCCCTCGACCGCCATGTGGGGGCCGATCGTCGCCAATGTCTGGTTCGGCATCCCGTTCTTTGCCATCACGTTGCTGGCGGCACTGAAATCCATTCCCTCGGAACTGCATGAGGCGGCAGCGATCGACGGCGCCTCGCCTTGGCAACGCTTCACCAAGGTGACGCTGCCGTTCCTGGCGCCGACCATCGCCATCACGGTGATGCTGCGTACCATCTGGATCGCCACTTTCGCCGACCTGATCTTCGTCATGACCGAGGGCGGGCCGGCCGGGTCGACCAACACGGTGCCGGTCTACATCTATGTCAGTGCCTTCAAGTCGCTGGACAAGGGCTACGCATCGGCGGTTGCCGTGCTGCTGCTCGTCCTGCTCATTGCCTATGCGATTGCGCTGATCGCCATCCGCCGCTCTCTGGTGAGGCACGTCTGA
- a CDS encoding FAD-dependent monooxygenase produces MRAPTDGSRRNHAVIVAGGGPTGLMLAGELALAGIDVAIVERRPTQQLIGLRAGGLHARTIEVLDQRGIADRFLSQGRCFPTVGFHMIRLDISDFPSRHNYLLALRQNHIERILADWISELGVPIHRGQEVTDFMQDDSGVDVGLSDGRRMKAQYLVGCDGGRSTIRKAAGIEFAGWDPTMSWMIAEVEMSEEPPLGFRSDAHGTHAIGKIEDGDRLGIVLTEKRLIIGGEPTLDDLREALTVIYGTDFGVHSPTWLSRFTDMTRQAAAYRDRRVLLAGDAAHIHPPMGGQGLNIGVQDAVNLGWKLAQVVKRASPDSLLDSYHAERHPVAARVLRNTMAQVALRRMDDRTKALGDTIAELLGMDEPRKRIAAEMSGLDVRYGLGERHPLLGRRMPDLDLLTASGPVRLFTLLHHARPVLINLGTPGMLDIKPWADRVQQVDAVYDGDWELPVLGAVARPVAVLIRPDGYVAWVGSGSQQGLAEALTTWFGPRVDVA; encoded by the coding sequence ATGCGTGCACCGACAGATGGATCGCGTCGAAATCATGCGGTGATTGTCGCCGGGGGCGGCCCGACAGGATTGATGCTGGCAGGCGAACTCGCATTGGCGGGCATCGACGTCGCCATTGTCGAGCGGCGCCCGACCCAGCAGCTGATTGGCTTGCGCGCGGGTGGCCTGCACGCACGCACAATCGAGGTGCTCGACCAGCGCGGGATCGCCGACCGGTTCCTCTCCCAGGGGCGATGCTTCCCGACCGTCGGCTTCCACATGATCCGTTTGGACATCAGCGACTTTCCCAGCCGGCACAACTATCTGCTGGCGCTGCGGCAAAACCACATCGAGCGGATATTGGCCGACTGGATCAGCGAATTGGGGGTGCCGATCCATCGCGGACAGGAAGTCACGGATTTCATGCAGGACGACAGTGGCGTGGATGTGGGGCTTTCCGATGGCCGACGGATGAAGGCGCAGTACCTCGTCGGATGCGACGGTGGACGCAGCACGATCCGCAAGGCGGCGGGCATCGAATTCGCTGGATGGGATCCGACGATGAGCTGGATGATCGCCGAGGTCGAGATGTCGGAAGAACCGCCATTGGGCTTTCGCAGCGACGCCCACGGAACCCATGCGATAGGCAAGATCGAGGACGGCGACCGGTTGGGCATCGTGCTGACCGAGAAACGACTGATCATCGGTGGTGAACCGACATTGGACGATCTCCGCGAGGCGCTCACCGTTATCTATGGCACCGATTTCGGCGTCCACAGTCCGACCTGGCTCTCTCGTTTCACCGATATGACGCGCCAGGCTGCCGCTTACCGCGACAGACGTGTCCTGCTGGCCGGCGACGCTGCGCATATCCATCCCCCAATGGGCGGACAGGGCCTCAACATCGGCGTGCAGGACGCGGTCAACCTGGGATGGAAGCTGGCCCAGGTCGTCAAACGGGCATCACCGGACAGCCTGCTCGACAGCTACCATGCCGAGCGCCATCCGGTCGCCGCCCGTGTGTTGCGCAACACGATGGCACAGGTCGCGCTTCGGCGCATGGATGACCGCACCAAGGCTCTGGGCGACACCATTGCCGAACTGCTCGGCATGGACGAGCCTCGCAAACGCATCGCGGCCGAAATGTCCGGCCTGGACGTTCGTTACGGCTTGGGCGAGCGCCATCCGTTGCTTGGGCGGCGAATGCCCGATCTCGATCTGCTCACCGCCAGCGGGCCGGTGCGGCTGTTTACCTTGCTGCATCATGCCCGGCCGGTGCTGATCAACCTCGGCACGCCCGGCATGCTGGACATCAAGCCATGGGCGGATCGGGTCCAGCAGGTCGACGCCGTGTACGACGGCGACTGGGAGCTGCCAGTTCTCGGGGCCGTCGCCAGGCCCGTCGCGGTGCTGATCCGCCCGGACGGGTACGTGGCATGGGTTGGTTCCGGAAGCCAACAGGGACTGGCCGAAGCGCTGACCACCTGGTTCGGGCCGCGCGTTGATGTGGCGTAG
- a CDS encoding FadR/GntR family transcriptional regulator, giving the protein MDQNSLPPIQTTARDDAVLKALVGFVRAEALQPGERLPTERILAERLKVSRNTVREALTRWEGLGLVERRQGSGTYLKAAVSPDMLHLPLTLAGGNDFTSLMQTLEIRRALEAEAAALCAERASQTDIAEIERKLDIMEQAFRTREGMSSEEDWEFHQAIYRVSGNPLFEQIIAAMHELFHRFWEHPLGVRDFGHASFPYHRTIYERIAARDPHGARGEALKLIATVEDDLKRGAAKLKLSSQT; this is encoded by the coding sequence GTGGATCAAAACAGCCTGCCACCTATTCAGACGACGGCGCGTGACGACGCCGTTCTGAAGGCGTTGGTAGGCTTTGTTCGTGCCGAGGCCCTCCAGCCGGGCGAGCGGCTGCCAACGGAACGCATCCTGGCCGAGCGGCTGAAGGTCAGCCGCAACACGGTGCGCGAGGCGCTGACGCGCTGGGAAGGGCTCGGCCTGGTCGAGCGCCGGCAAGGCAGCGGCACCTATCTCAAGGCAGCCGTTTCGCCGGACATGTTGCATCTGCCGCTGACGCTTGCGGGCGGCAACGACTTCACCAGCCTGATGCAGACGCTTGAAATCCGTCGCGCGCTGGAGGCGGAAGCCGCCGCCCTTTGCGCCGAACGCGCGAGCCAGACCGATATCGCCGAAATCGAGCGCAAGCTCGACATCATGGAGCAGGCGTTCCGCACGCGCGAGGGCATGTCTTCGGAAGAGGACTGGGAGTTCCACCAGGCGATCTACAGGGTTTCCGGCAACCCGCTGTTCGAACAGATCATCGCCGCCATGCACGAATTGTTCCACCGCTTCTGGGAGCATCCGCTGGGCGTGCGCGATTTCGGCCACGCCAGTTTTCCCTATCATCGGACCATTTACGAGCGCATCGCCGCGCGCGACCCGCACGGCGCCCGCGGCGAGGCGCTCAAGCTGATCGCCACCGTCGAGGACGATCTGAAGCGCGGCGCCGCCAAACTCAAACTTTCGAGCCAGACATGA